The genomic stretch GTTCAAAAAGTGGCTTTAAGTTGTTATAAACTGTTGATATTTTCATAAAGAATAGAGCTCGTTAAAATTTAATAAAATTTGCTTCAAAGGCTTTTCGAAAAAGCCTTATAGGTATTAAGGACTTAATTTTCAAGAAAAATAGAAATCTTATTGGGTGAAATAGTAAGTCGGATAATAAAAATGCGAATACTACAGCTATTAGAGTTGCGTAGGCAGCACCAATACCGCCATATTGAGGTATAAGCAAACAGTTAGCTATGATGTTAATAAGTAACCCTATTAAGTTACGATATAGATTGTATTTTAATAGCTTTTCTGCCGCCATATAAGAGCCTGAAGTAGATCCCAAAAAAATGAACAAACATACCCAACAATGAACCATCAAAACACTAGCACTTTGCAGATAACTTTCACCAAAAATAAAAAGGACAATATCTTTAGCAATAAAAGTTAAAGTCGCTATAGAAAGCAAGGATATGAAACTAATCAATGTCATAAGAAGTAATAGTTTATCTTTATAAACACCATCATTTTCTTTTTTCGCTTTAATCACAGCAGGGAACGTTACAGTAATAATTGAAGCAGGAATAAAATACCATGCTTCAGACAACCTTGTGGCTGCAGAATATAGCCCCACACTTTCTGATGAGTCCAAATATTGTAACATTACAATATCTAGCTTCATGAATAATATACCACCAAACCCTGCAATTACTTCCACCCAAGATTCACTCAAAAAACATTTAGCTTTTTTTAATGAAAATGAATTTGGGTTAAAAAAATTCATTTCTTTTTTCACACAAAGAAAAAGAAATAACGCAACCAACAAATATTCTATGAATACAGCGAGAAATAGATAAAATATATCTGCTTGATAATATACCAAAATTAATTTTATAAGCGAGCTAACAACACTTGAGGCTGAACGATAAAAACTAACAACTTTTAACTTATTAACACTTTGAAAATACAAATCTACCGAGTTAAAAGGGGTAAAAATAATAGATAAGAAAACTAAAGAGTAACCTAACCAATATTCATAACCATATACAAAAAGAGCAGATGAAAATATTAAATACAAAAGAAAACTTATAATTAACCTTATATAAAAAACAGTTGTAAGTATTTCTCTAGTATCTTCTGTACTTATACTTTCAACGACCTCCCGAACTGTAATCCTGTTTAACCCAGACAAACTAATGACTGTTAATATGGCTAAAATAGTTAATGATAAAGAAAACACACCATAAGAAGTAGGCCCTAGATACCTGGCAATTTGGGCTGTAACAATAAGTGCCAGCCCTAGCTTTAAAACTTTTTCTAGCATCATCCAAATTGAGTTTGACAAGGCTTTCATCCCCCCCCCTTAAACCTCACAAAGCCAAACTTAATTATTAGATTTATACTCGTAATTATAATACCCATAATAACCATAGGCATTACTGGCTTTTTTCACTACGCCGTTAAACACCACGCCTTTTACGTCTATGCCATTTTGCTCAAAGCGGTTGCGAGTTAGCTCCAGCTCTCTGATGTGGTTTTGGCCAAATCGGGTTACTAGTAAAGTGCTACCAGCATGGGCACTCACAATTGCTGGGTCGGTGACCGCTAAGATAGGTGGCGTATCTATAATGATTAGATCGTACTTTACGCTGACTTCTTCTACTAGCTTACTGAAGTTGCTGTGCATTAGTAGCTCTGAAGGGTTTGGCGGTATTTGACCACGAGTGATTACATCTAGCCCCTCTACCTGTGAAGGTTTAGTAATTTCACTTAGGTTTAAACGGCCTGATAAGTAATCACTTAAACCGTTGTCCCACTGCATACCAAATTGGGTTTGTAGGTAGCCTTTTCGCATGTCGGCGTCGATGATTAGTACCTTTTTACCGCTTTGGGCTAATACCGTTGCTAGGTTAACTGAAATAAACGATTTACCTACACCTGGGCTTGGGCCCGAAATAGCAATAATGTTATTTTTTGCCTCCATCATAGCAAAGTGCAGGCTGGTTCTTAGGCTGCGAAGCGCCTCTATAGAAAGGTCTGCCGGGTTATCGACCGCTAGGATAGATTTAGCCTTAGCGGCTTTATTTTTTCGCGCTTTGGCAAAGCCAGTAAGTTTAACTTGGTACTCTGAGTAAGGCACACTGGCGTATACTGGCAGGCCAATAGCTTCTATTTCGTTTGGATCTTCAATACCTTTATGCAGTGCACGGCGCACTAACACAATTGCTACAGCTAGCATACCGCCAAGCATAGTGGCCATAACCACAATGAGTGCTTTTTTGGGTTTTACTGGCTTGGTAGTGTTTACTTCAGCGTAGTCAACAATACGCACATTACCCACGGTGCCTGCACGTACTATGTCTAGCTCTTGGGTTTTGGCCAGTAACAGAGTATAAATTTCGTTGTTTACTTCTACATCACGCTTTAAGCGTAATAGGTCGCGCTGGGTTTCTGGCAGTATTTGTACTTCGCCCGCTAGTTCGTTACGTTGTTTTTTAACCGTTTCTATTTGCTCTATTACGCCGCGATAGGCTGGGTGCTCGCGTTTAAATTTACGGCCTAGTTCTAAGCGTTTAAGCTCTAGCTCTTGAATTTTGGTTTCTAGCTCTACGATTTGCTCTAGAATGGCTTGGGTTTCTAGGCTTATGTCGATGGACTCTTGCTTAATTTGGTATTCATTAAAGGCTTTTTCTGCGCGCTCTAGGTTGCGTTTTACCTCAGGTAATTGTACCTCTAAAAACTCAAGCGACTTCTGAGCCTCGGCGCTGTTACGCTCTACGTTGCGGCGGACGTAAATAGCCGCGACTTTATCGAGCACTTGCTCTGCATAAGCCGGAATATGATGCTGCAAGCTTAGGTTAATAATGCCGGAGTCTTTGCCTTTTTCAGAAGCGCCAATGGCCGCTTGTAAGTCGATGATGGTTTGTAAGCGGTTGCGTTTAATAATAGTAAACTCGGTTTGCGGCCTTGCGATTAGGGTTTTAAGCGTCAGCTCAAAATTACCTTGTTTTACGGTTTCGCCTACTTTACCAGCTAGCACCACTTGGTCGTCGCCATTGAGTAACTCAAAGCGATTATTCTCCAGAGCTTTTAGCGTAAAACCAACGCCAATGGCACTTTGCGGTACACGAAAGCGGTGTACCTCAACCTTTTCACCGCCCCAAGCGTAAGAGTTTGCGCCAAAGCTTGGCTCGGCAACTGGTTGCTCGGCTTGCGGTACAAATTTACGGTAGCTGCGAGAGCCAATGATTGGAAACAGCTTTGGCTCTACTACGGTGTCTAAATTAAGTTGATCTACCGCTTCGCCAATTACGCTACGCGATTTAAGCAGCTCGATTTCGGTGACGGCGGCTGAGGTTGACTCAAACATGCCAGACATGTCGTCAAACCCTGGTACCGAGCCACCTTTTTCTTCTACCTGGATCATGGCGGTGGCTTGGTAAATGGGGGTGCTAAAAATGGCGTAGGCCACACCTAGCGCCATAAACACGGCGGTGATGCCGGCAATAAACCATTTAGCATCGAGCAGTGCGCCCAATAGCGCCATTAAGTCTATTTCTTGTACGTCGTCTTTTGTCGTTTTTTGCTGGGTGATAATATTTGGCTGAGCGTTCATATACTCTCAGTTCCTTATAAGTACTTTTGCCAAGCGCTGCAGGCGCTGTCGATTAGCTCGTAAACATGCTCGAAGGCTTCGCGCGATTGGCGGTAAGGATCGGGGATTTCTTTATCGCCAATCCATTTGCCGAGCAGGAAGGTTTTGCCGCGAGCTTGCGGGTAGCGCGTGCATATATCATCAAAGTGGCGCTGCTCCATCACCAAGATAAGGCTGTTTTGGGCAACAATGGGGCCACTAAGTTGGCGGCCTTGGTGGCCGCTCATGTCGATATTTTTTGCTTGAGTGAGCTCTTGTGCCATTGGGTCGGCTGGCTTGCCCTCTAATGCGGTTAGGCCTGCCGACGACACGGTTATGTTTTGGTCAGTGAGTTTGCTTTTTAGCACATACTCAGCTGTGGGGCTGCGGCAAATATTGCCAGCACATACCATTAGTACACTGTCGAACATATTACTCACTACTGATTTTCTATATCTTGAAGGGCGTCAACGGTTGAAAGCGACGGCAACAATAAGCTGATTACCTTGTTCCAACGTGCCAGTGGCGCACTGGTTACGTAGACTATGTCTTGGGGTTGTAGCTCAAACTGCTCGGCTAACACCAACGAGGCGACATTTTTGGCATGGAGTTGATATACATCGGCCAATACCCCATCGCGCTCTAGGTTGCGTTTACGTAGCACAAACACGCCGTTGGCGTCGGCAGTGCGCTCGTTAAAGCCGCCTACCTCGGTAAGTGCCTCTGCTAGGCTTAGGCCATAGCGATTAACATTTACTTTACCGGCTCGAATTACATCGCCAAGTACGTACACGTTGCGCTTATCGTTGCGGCTCACATGCACAATATCGCCGTGTTTTAATAAACGGTTTTGAGAGATGTCGCCTTCGGCATAGAAATCGTCTAGTTGGATGGTTTCGGTGTTGTCGCCACGGGTAAAGGTTACGGTTTCCCAATCGGCCGCCTCGGTTAAGCCGCCAGCTTGGTTAATGGCGTCGATTAATGTGGTTGGCGTTTCTGTGATTGGGTATACACCAGGCTTGGTTACTTCGCCGGTTACATAAGCTTTTTGGCTTTTAAAACCCACTACTTTTACATCGATTTGTGGGTCTTCAATAACGCGACTTAGTCTTTGTGATAAGGCATCTCGTAATTCGGTTACGGTTTTACCGGCAGCAGGTACTTTTGGGGCATAGGCAAAAGTGATGGTGCCATCGGCCTGTACGCGGAAACCATCGAACTCGGCGGTTCTTTGTACTGCAGCTGGAATGGTAAGCTCGGGGTGATCCCACACGCCAATGGTGATGACGTCGCCCACGCCTAAGCGGTATTCGTAGTTTGAGGTGTCGACCCCAGATAATGAGCTGCGTTCTTTGTTGATTTCCTTGCTATTTTTTTGTTTTTGAACCAATTGAGCATCGATAACGCGAATGTTCACTTGCTCTAGGTCTTGTTCTAGGTTGGCGGTTTGTTCGCCTGACTTAATTCCGTTGAAATGGCCCCCTGGGATCAGAGTACAGCCACTCATTGCTAATAAGACAGCAGAAGCAATGATAGTTTTACAGCGTAGCGCCATTATGTCTTCCTAAAATTTTTAATGTTCTTTTTACTGCTTTTGATCTAGCAATTTTTTGATGGTTAATTAAAGCATGGCAAGATGTTAATCGCAAGTGAGTTCTTGTATCGCAACATGAAGTTGCTGCTAGGCTTTGATTGACCATTTTGCTTGTTCTTTGCTTTTATTTTCTGCTTTTGTAACGCTGCGCGTTTGGACCCTGAATCAAGTTCAGGGTGACGGAGCAAACGATCGCGATGTTGAATTGTAAAAACAGTCGCGATGTAAAATCATAAAAACAGTCGCGATATAAAATCGCTGCTACGGTATCGTGCATTTGTTTCAAGCGTTTGGACCCTGAATCAAGTTCAGGGTGACGGTGCAAACGATCGCGATGTTGCATTGTAAAAACAGTCGCGATGTAAAATCGCTGCTA from Pseudoalteromonas sp. UG3-2 encodes the following:
- a CDS encoding flippase, with the protein product MKALSNSIWMMLEKVLKLGLALIVTAQIARYLGPTSYGVFSLSLTILAILTVISLSGLNRITVREVVESISTEDTREILTTVFYIRLIISFLLYLIFSSALFVYGYEYWLGYSLVFLSIIFTPFNSVDLYFQSVNKLKVVSFYRSASSVVSSLIKLILVYYQADIFYLFLAVFIEYLLVALFLFLCVKKEMNFFNPNSFSLKKAKCFLSESWVEVIAGFGGILFMKLDIVMLQYLDSSESVGLYSAATRLSEAWYFIPASIITVTFPAVIKAKKENDGVYKDKLLLLMTLISFISLLSIATLTFIAKDIVLFIFGESYLQSASVLMVHCWVCLFIFLGSTSGSYMAAEKLLKYNLYRNLIGLLINIIANCLLIPQYGGIGAAYATLIAVVFAFLLSDLLFHPIRFLFFLKIKSLIPIRLFRKAFEANFIKF
- a CDS encoding polysaccharide biosynthesis tyrosine autokinase encodes the protein MNAQPNIITQQKTTKDDVQEIDLMALLGALLDAKWFIAGITAVFMALGVAYAIFSTPIYQATAMIQVEEKGGSVPGFDDMSGMFESTSAAVTEIELLKSRSVIGEAVDQLNLDTVVEPKLFPIIGSRSYRKFVPQAEQPVAEPSFGANSYAWGGEKVEVHRFRVPQSAIGVGFTLKALENNRFELLNGDDQVVLAGKVGETVKQGNFELTLKTLIARPQTEFTIIKRNRLQTIIDLQAAIGASEKGKDSGIINLSLQHHIPAYAEQVLDKVAAIYVRRNVERNSAEAQKSLEFLEVQLPEVKRNLERAEKAFNEYQIKQESIDISLETQAILEQIVELETKIQELELKRLELGRKFKREHPAYRGVIEQIETVKKQRNELAGEVQILPETQRDLLRLKRDVEVNNEIYTLLLAKTQELDIVRAGTVGNVRIVDYAEVNTTKPVKPKKALIVVMATMLGGMLAVAIVLVRRALHKGIEDPNEIEAIGLPVYASVPYSEYQVKLTGFAKARKNKAAKAKSILAVDNPADLSIEALRSLRTSLHFAMMEAKNNIIAISGPSPGVGKSFISVNLATVLAQSGKKVLIIDADMRKGYLQTQFGMQWDNGLSDYLSGRLNLSEITKPSQVEGLDVITRGQIPPNPSELLMHSNFSKLVEEVSVKYDLIIIDTPPILAVTDPAIVSAHAGSTLLVTRFGQNHIRELELTRNRFEQNGIDVKGVVFNGVVKKASNAYGYYGYYNYEYKSNN
- a CDS encoding low molecular weight protein-tyrosine-phosphatase — encoded protein: MFDSVLMVCAGNICRSPTAEYVLKSKLTDQNITVSSAGLTALEGKPADPMAQELTQAKNIDMSGHQGRQLSGPIVAQNSLILVMEQRHFDDICTRYPQARGKTFLLGKWIGDKEIPDPYRQSREAFEHVYELIDSACSAWQKYL
- a CDS encoding polysaccharide export protein; the protein is MALRCKTIIASAVLLAMSGCTLIPGGHFNGIKSGEQTANLEQDLEQVNIRVIDAQLVQKQKNSKEINKERSSLSGVDTSNYEYRLGVGDVITIGVWDHPELTIPAAVQRTAEFDGFRVQADGTITFAYAPKVPAAGKTVTELRDALSQRLSRVIEDPQIDVKVVGFKSQKAYVTGEVTKPGVYPITETPTTLIDAINQAGGLTEAADWETVTFTRGDNTETIQLDDFYAEGDISQNRLLKHGDIVHVSRNDKRNVYVLGDVIRAGKVNVNRYGLSLAEALTEVGGFNERTADANGVFVLRKRNLERDGVLADVYQLHAKNVASLVLAEQFELQPQDIVYVTSAPLARWNKVISLLLPSLSTVDALQDIENQ